From a region of the Xanthomonas rydalmerensis genome:
- a CDS encoding alpha-ketoglutarate-dependent dioxygenase AlkB: MELDLPGAELRWYPEWLDPAAATALCAQLLREVPWEVHRIRLFGKLVDSPRLSCWIGDADASYRYSGTRFAPHPWPPALLPLRARLAAETGVAFNSVLANRYRDGRDAMGWHSDDERELGPAPVIASLSLGASRRFVLRHRQQPALRQALELSSGGLLLMAGDTQRLYRHALPRTAKPVGERINLTFRRIAPSLP; encoded by the coding sequence ATGGAACTTGATCTGCCCGGCGCCGAGTTGCGCTGGTATCCCGAGTGGCTGGACCCGGCCGCGGCGACGGCGCTGTGCGCGCAGTTGCTGCGCGAGGTGCCTTGGGAAGTGCACCGGATCCGCCTGTTCGGCAAGCTGGTCGATTCGCCGCGGCTGAGCTGCTGGATCGGCGATGCCGACGCCAGCTACCGCTATTCCGGTACCCGCTTCGCGCCGCATCCGTGGCCGCCGGCGCTGCTGCCGCTGCGTGCGCGGCTGGCGGCCGAGACCGGGGTGGCGTTCAACAGCGTGCTCGCCAACCGCTACCGCGACGGCCGCGATGCGATGGGCTGGCACAGCGACGACGAGCGCGAACTCGGCCCGGCGCCGGTGATCGCCTCGCTGAGCCTGGGCGCGTCGCGTCGCTTCGTGTTGCGCCATCGCCAGCAGCCGGCGCTGCGCCAGGCGTTGGAACTGAGCTCCGGCGGATTGCTGCTGATGGCGGGCGACACCCAGCGCCTGTACCGGCACGCCCTACCGCGCACCGCCAAGCCGGTCGGCGAGCGGATCAACCTGACGTTCCGCCGCATTGCGCCTTCCTTGCCCTGA